A stretch of DNA from Candidatus Caldatribacterium sp.:
CCGCCTCAAGCATCTTCTTGACGTGCCTTCGAGCTCGATGCAGCCGAGAACGAACCGTCCCTATAGGGCAGCCAATTACTTCGCTTGCCTCTTCGTAGGAATACCCCATGATATCGCAGAGAACCATAACTTCTTTCATCTTCCCCGGAAGGCTCTCGATAGCCTTGTAGACATCCTTAATGACTTGGCGCTTTAAGGCAATCGTCTCTGGTCCTTCACCTTCGTACTCGAGCTGCTCCGCAAAGTCGTCCTCCTCTTCGTCTTCATCGCTCCGCCAAAAAACAGAAAAAAGCTTCAAAAGACGGTCTTTCTTCTCCCTCTGCCTGTGAATATTGAGAAGAATCGCAGAAACCCAGTTCTCAAAAGGATACCGGTCATCGAAACTATGGCGGTACTGGAAGGCCCGGAGAAAAGCCTCCTGCACGAGATCTTTTGCCCGTTCCGCGTTCCCCGTAAGGTAGTAGGCGAAGCGGAAGAGATTCGCTTCACACTCCTTTACCCGCTCCTCAAACCACAATCGTTCTTCCTCAAGGGTTCTACCCAGCGATACCGTATGCCCTTCTTCCATGTGTACCACCTTCCTACAGGAAATTACCTTCCTCCCCCAAAC
This window harbors:
- a CDS encoding sigma-70 family RNA polymerase sigma factor; its protein translation is MEEGHTVSLGRTLEEERLWFEERVKECEANLFRFAYYLTGNAERAKDLVQEAFLRAFQYRHSFDDRYPFENWVSAILLNIHRQREKKDRLLKLFSVFWRSDEDEEEDDFAEQLEYEGEGPETIALKRQVIKDVYKAIESLPGKMKEVMVLCDIMGYSYEEASEVIGCPIGTVRSRLHRARRHVKKMLEAAYGDELLQLWG